One genomic window of Chelonia mydas isolate rCheMyd1 chromosome 27, rCheMyd1.pri.v2, whole genome shotgun sequence includes the following:
- the TMEM106A gene encoding transmembrane protein 106A, translating to MGETFSQFWKVSVQKERGEKSILCRKSAGEDEVTNYGTINGGDSAASCMPCVGTVSRGCINCPTCQGTGRIPREQEKQLVALIPYGDQRLKPRRTKLYVSLAVTICLLMSSLIIFFLFPRSIAVQPAGLNASSIAFNSTISSIDLNMTNVLNVTNNNFYPVTVTQLDIEVLHLSLVIGKTTKKNLLNIGPLRSGQIYYTVSSLIQDYNTYNICTWIKIKVHNVLLHLQGTLTCSYLCHSEQLAFESYQYVDCRGNATLPHPLYHRPP from the exons ATGGGTGAAACGTTTTCCCAGTTCTGGAAGGTCTCTGTCcagaaggagaggggagagaaatcgATTCTGTGCAGGAAATCGGCTGGTGAGGATGAAGTCACCAATTATGGCACTATCAATGGAGGAGACTCTGCCGCATCCTGCATGCCCTGTGTAGGCACTGTGAGTCGGGGCTGCATCAACTGCCCAACGTGCCAGGGAACGGGAAGAATCCCCAGGG AGCAAGAGAAGCAGTTGGTGGCTCTGATTCCATATGGTGACCAGAGGCTGAAGCCCAGACGAAC GAAGCTCTATGTGTCCCTTGCTGTGACGATTTGCCTGCTGATGTCATCTCTCATCATATTCTTCCTGTTCCCTCGCTCCATCGCTGTGCAGCCCGCAGGGCTGAATGCCTCCTCCATTGCCTTTAATTCCACCATTTCCAGTATCGATCTCAACATGACA AATGTGTTGAATGTAACCAACAACAACTTCTACCCAGTCACTGTCACCCAACTGGACATTGAGGTCTTACACTTGTCCCTGGTGATAGGGAAAACCACCAAGAAGAACCTCCTGAATATCGGCCCTTTGCGCAGCGGCCAG ATATATTATACGGTCTCCAGTCTTATACAGGACTATAATACCTA CAACATCTGCACCTGGATCAAAATTAAAGTCCACAACGTTCTACTGCACTTACA GGGCACCCTGACCTGCTCATACCTGTGCCACTCGGAGCAGCTGGCTTTTGAGAGCTACCAGTATGTGGACTGTAGAGGGAATGCAACGCTGCCTCACCCGCTGTACCACCGCCCACCATGA